The genomic window GTATTTATTGTGATAGTCGTAGTGAATGTTATAGAATTGATAATTTTGATGAAGTAAGAGCAAAGGATAATGCACTATTATTAATTGAACGTGAACTAAAATCGAAACGAAGAAAAGGAGTAATTGGAACAGGTTCAATGAGTGATCCATATAACCCTTTTGAACAAGAATGGTGTTTAACTAGGGAGGCATTAAAATTAATTAATAGATATGGTTTTGGTATATCCATCGCTACTAAAAGTGATTTAATCATTAGGGATTTGGATATACTAAAGCAGATAAAAACTCATTCTCCCGTACTAGTTAAAATTACAATAACAACTTATGATGATGATATGTGTAGAAAAATTGAGCCAAATGTTGCAGTATCATCAAAAAGGTTTGAAATTATTAAAGAACTTTCTAAGTATGGTATATTTGTAGGTGTATTACTTATGCCAGTATTACCGTTTTTAGAGGATAATGAAGAAAATATAAAAAACATAATACAATTAGCTTATGAAAATGGTGCAAAATTTATATATCCTGCTTTTGGAGTAACCTTAAGACAAAATCAAAGAGATTGGTATTATAAAAAACTTGATGAAAAATTCTTTGGTATTAAGCAAAAGTATATAAAATATTTTGGAAATAAATATGAATGTTCTTCGCCAAAAGCAAAAGTGTTATGGGAATTATTTAAAAAAGAATGTGAAAAGTTTAATATTCTTTTTAAAATGGAAGATATTATTAAGGAATATAAGAAGGAATATATTAATAGTCAGCTCTCATTTTTTTAGAGAGTTTTATTTAAGTAATATATATTTGAGCAAATTGAATAATTACAAATTCAAAATATGGAATGCAAGTTTTGTTGTGAGCAGCGCCTTAAAATTTCTCTTTTACTATATTTTAAGTTTATTCTGAACCTAGATAAGAGAAATTTTCGAAGCAGTGAACAATGAAACTTGCATGGAGTTATATATTTTTCAATTATGCAATTTCCTTATTTAAGTAATATATAAATTTTAAGATAATGATAATACGTGTAGTATTATAAGAATACAAGAAACTAAAGAGGGGGAAGTATTAGAATGCAAAAGAATATTGCGGTTGTTACATTTGATGCAATGGCAGGATCATTCTATGCACAACAATTAAGAAATTTATTTGGCAATTGTATTATAACCAATGAATATAGTGTAAGAGGAAATACAATTTCAAGTATCCAAAAGGCAGATCTTTATCTAGTATCTACAGATGCTTTTGATAGTAACGAAGAATATAAACGATACATTCCTA from Clostridium sp. MB40-C1 includes these protein-coding regions:
- a CDS encoding radical SAM protein translates to MKYVPAKTIISGYTDKNSWFDINYNMNIYKGCCHGCIYCDSRSECYRIDNFDEVRAKDNALLLIERELKSKRRKGVIGTGSMSDPYNPFEQEWCLTREALKLINRYGFGISIATKSDLIIRDLDILKQIKTHSPVLVKITITTYDDDMCRKIEPNVAVSSKRFEIIKELSKYGIFVGVLLMPVLPFLEDNEENIKNIIQLAYENGAKFIYPAFGVTLRQNQRDWYYKKLDEKFFGIKQKYIKYFGNKYECSSPKAKVLWELFKKECEKFNILFKMEDIIKEYKKEYINSQLSFF